The proteins below come from a single Sorghum bicolor cultivar BTx623 chromosome 4, Sorghum_bicolor_NCBIv3, whole genome shotgun sequence genomic window:
- the LOC8085209 gene encoding peptidyl-prolyl cis-trans isomerase FKBP18, chloroplastic, which translates to MASTALPSRTFHRRALPSSAPSHHSRETFAPGCLPGAVSRRRAAVQLLSAGFLTSVAPPPPSLAARRGRIVVPPEDYATAPDGLKYYDLVEGKGPIAEKGSTVQVHFDCIYRGITAVSSRESKLLAGNRSIAQPYEFTVGSLPGKERKRDFADNANGLYSAQAAPKPPAAMYTITEGMKVGGKRRVIVPPELGYGKRGMSEIPPDAPFELDIELLELISPAEK; encoded by the exons ATGGCTTCCACTGCCCTGCCTTCTAGAACCTTCCACCGCCGCGCGCTCCCCTCGTCTGCCCCGTCTCATCATTCGAGGGAGACCTTCGCCCCCGGCTGCCTCCCCGGCGCCGTCTCCCGGCGGCGAGCGGCCGTGCAGCTCCTCTCCGCCGGATTCTTGACGTCCgtcgcgccgccaccgccgtcgcTCGCCGCGAGGAGGGGACGCATTGTAGTACCGCCGGAGGACTACGCCACTGCAC CTGATGGTCTGAAGTACTATGATCTTGTTGAAGGGAAGGGGCCAATTGCTGAAAAGGGCTCAACTGTGCAG GTTCATTTCGACTGCATATACCGTGGCATCACTGCAGTGTCAAGCCGTGAATCGAAGCTCCTAGCAGGGAATCGGAGTATTGCCCAG CCTTATGAGTTCACTGTTGGGTCGCTGCCTGGGAAAGAACGAAAGCGGGACTTTGCAGACAATGCCAATGGGCTATACTCAGCGCAAGCTGCTCCAAAGCCTCCAGCCGCCATGTACACGATAACTGAGGGGATGAAAGTAGGGGGAAAG AGGAGAGTAATTGTCCCTCCAGAACTGGGATATGGGAAAAGGGGAATGAGTGAGATACCG CCTGATGCCCCTTTTGAACTGGATATAGAGCTACTGGAACTCATTTCTCCTGCAGAAAAATGA
- the LOC8085208 gene encoding glutamate receptor 3.1, with protein MNIAFLMLLVLSLFHFPNGIHKSLAARPSVVSIGSILRLNSTTGGVSDVAIHAAVDDINSDPTVLNGTTLRVDTKDTNCDDGFLGMVQALQFMETDVIAIIGPQCSPIAHIISYVANELRVPLMSFASDATLSSIQFPFFMRTMPSDLYQMAAVAAVVDYYQWKIVTAIYVDDDYGRNGIAALDDELTARRCKISYKVGFRSNAKKSELLNLLVTVSNMESRVIILHTGSEPGLKLLSIANGLNMMGNGYVWIATDWLSAYLDANSSVPAETINGMQGVLTVRPHTPKSKMKSNLVSRWSSLSKKYNHSDLRISAYGFYVYDSVWTVARALDAFFDDGGRISFTNDSRLRDETGGTLHLEAMSIFDMGNKLLEKVRNVNFTGVSGQVQFNAQFELIHPAYDVISIIGNGMRTIGFWSNYTRLLSTVLPEDLYSKPPNTSLANQQLYDVIWPGETAQKPRGWAFPSNAKELKIGVPNRFSFKEFVSQDNATGSMMGYCIDVFTQALSLLPYPVTYRFIPFGNGTKNPHYDELVQMVVDNDFDAAVGDIVITMSRTKTVDFTQPFIESGLVILAPIKKHITSSWAFLQPFTLGMWCVTGLSFLVVGAVIWILEHRINDEFRGSPRQQIITIVWFSFSTLFFAHRENTMSTLGRGVLIIWLFVVLIIQSSYTASLTSILTVQQLDTSIRGIDDLKESDYPIGFQVGSFAEDYMVKELNISRSRLKALGSPEEYAENLKLGPKKGGVMAIVDERPYVELFLSTYCKIAVAGSDFTSTGWGFAFPRDSPLQVDLSTAILTLSENGELQRIHDKWLKTADCSIDNTEFVDSNQLRLESFMGLFLICGAACVLALLIYFGITLRQYLRHEQPGSAISVDAGSSTSKRSLRKFISFVDDRQPPPKKKRTMSLSRSSMPTTPMSNRPGTDIDIES; from the exons ATGAACATAGCTTTTCTCATGTTGTTGGTTCTCTCTCTGTTTCACTTCCCTAATGGGATCCACAAAAGCTTAGCGGCAAGGCCTTCGGTTGTTAGTATTGGGTCTATTCTTCGGTTGAACTCCACTACTGGAGGCGTTTCAGATGTTGCCATCCACGCAGCAGTGGATGATATCAACTCAGATCCAACAGTTCTAAATGGAACAACATTACGAGTTGACACGAAAGATACAAATTGTGATGATGGTTTCCTTGGCATGGTTCAAG CTTTGCAGTTCATGGAGACTGATGTTATTGCAATCATCGGGCCACAGTGCTCTCCTATTGCTCATATAATTTCTTATGTCGCAAATGAGCTCCGAGTTCCTTTGATGTCCTTTGCGTCAGATGCAACTCTATCATCAATCCAGTTCCCGTTCTTCATGCGGACTATGCCCAGCGATCTCTACCAAATGGCAGCTGTGGCGGCAGTTGTTGATTACTACCAATGGAAGATAGTGACTGCCATATACGTTGATGATGATTATGGTCGAAATGGCATTGCTGCTTTGGATGATGAACTTACTGCAAGGCGCTGCAAAATTTCATACAAGGTTGGGTTCCGTTCCAATGCTAAAAAAAGTGAGCTTCTAAATCTATTGGTTACTGTTAGTAATATGGAGTCTCGTGTTATTATCCTCCATACTGGTTCGGAACCTGGACTCAAGCTTTTGTCAATTGCTAATGGGCTAAATATGATGGGCAACGGCTATGTATGGATTGCAACTGATTGGCTTTCTGCTTATCTTGATGCTAATTCATCGGTCCCTGCTGAAACAATAAATGGCATGCAAGGTGTTCTGACTGTACGTCCACACACCCCTAAGTCAAAGATGAAGAGTAATCTTGTGTCCAGGTGGAGCAGCTTAAGTAAGAAATACAACCACAGTGATCTTCGCATCAGTGCTTATGGTTTTTATGTTTATGATAGTGTGTGGACTGTAGCTCGGGCCTTGGATGCATTCTTTGATGATGGTGGGAGGATTTCCTTTACAAATGACTCAAGGTTGCGTGATGAAACTGGGGGAACTCTTCACCTTGAAGCCATGAGTATTTTTGACATGGGAAACAAATTACTGGAGAAGGTTAGAAATGTGAACTTCACTGGGGTGTCTGGACAAGTGCAATTTAATGCTCAGTTTGAACTCATTCATCCTGCCTATGATGTCATAAGCATAATTGGGAATGGCATGCGGACCATTGGTTTTTGGTCAAACTATACAAGATTGCTATCGACTGTACTTCCAGAGGACCTGTATTCGAAGCCTCCTAATACTTCTCTTGCCAATCAACAACTCTATGATGTCATTTGGCCTGGAGAGACTGCACAGAAGCCTCGAGGCTGGGCCTTTCCTTCCAATGCCAAGGAGTTGAAAATTGGCGTCCCTAACAGATTTAGCTTTAAAGAGTTTGTTAGCCAAGATAATGCTACTGGGTCAATGATGGGCTATTGCATCGATGTCTTCACTCAAGCATTGTCATTGCTTCCTTATCCAGTTACATACAGGTTTATACCTTTCGGCAATGGTACTAAAAATCCTCATTATGACGAACTTGTACAGATGGTAGTGGACAAT GATTTTGATGCAGCAGTAGGGGATATCGTAATTACAATGAGCCGAACTAAAACTGTTGATTTCACCCAGCCCTTTATTGAGTCAGGCCTGGTTATCTTGGCTCCAATCAAAAAACATATAACAAGTTCTTGGGCATTCTTGCAGCCATTTACATTGGGGATGTGGTGTGTTACAGGGTTGTCTTTTCTTGTTGTGGGTGCGGTTATTTGGATACTTGAGCATCGAATAAATGATGAATTTCGTGGCTCGCCGCGGCAACAAATAATAACTATCGTTTG GTTCAGCTTTTCGACTTTATTTTTTGCACATA GAGAAAACACTATGAGTACCTTAGGACGTGGTGTTCTGATCATATGGCTATTTGTTGTATTGATCATTCAATCAAGCTATACTGCAAGTCTTACTTCCATCCTAACCGTGCAACAACTTGATACTTCTATAAGAGGAATTGATGACCTGAAAGAGAGTGATTATCCAATCGGTTTCCAAGTTGGTTCTTTTGCTGAAGATTACATGGTCAAGGAACTGAACATTTCACGGTCGAGGCTAAAAGCTCTTGGCTCTCCTGAAGAATATGCTGAAAACCTCAAGCTAGGCCCTAAGAAAGGAGGTGTTATGGCTATTGTTGATGAGCGCCCCTATGTTGAGCTGTTTTTGTCTACTTACTGCAAGATTGCTGTTGCTGGCTCAGATTTTACCAGTACAGGATGGGGCTTT GCATTTCCAAGGGATTCCCCTCTGCAAGTAGACCTGTCCACCGCAATCCTAACACTGTCGGAGAATGGGGAACTGCAGCGGATCCATGACAAGTGGCTCAAGACAGCCGATTGCTCAATTGACAACACTGAGTTTGTGGACTCGAACCAGCTCCGCCTTGAGAGCTTCATGGGCCTGTTCCTCATTTGTGGCGCAGCATGTGTCCTCGCCCTGCTCATTTACTTCGGCATCACGCTACGCCAGTACCTGAGACATGAACAGCCGGGATCAGCAATCTCCGTAGATGCAGGATCATCGACATCGAAGCGCAGTCTCAGAAAATTCATTTCATTCGTCGATGACAGGCAGCCGCCACCAAAGAAAAAGCGGACCATGAGCCTCTCAAGAAGTTCAATGCCAACAACGCCAATGAGTAACCGTCCTGGTACTGATATTGATATAGAAAGCTAG